One window from the genome of Oreochromis niloticus isolate F11D_XX linkage group LG20, O_niloticus_UMD_NMBU, whole genome shotgun sequence encodes:
- the LOC102082561 gene encoding uncharacterized protein LOC102082561, with protein sequence MEADALLTRPTQVKQKASPKKRASLKSHTRTDSFDLPKGLIGTKSTAQVKVNGHTVSCLLDTGSQVTTVPESYYRQHLSSHEIKPLFELLEVEGANGQSVPYLGYIELHVTFPKEFLGIEAEVPTLALVVPDVRTASQSLVLIGTNTLDVLYELYSDACHELQLNLPYGYRAVLKVLESRHKQSKDSSLGLVTMHNKQPQLIPAGQTVVLDGAVAVSAGNGEKSVLLEYPRMSALPGDILVKPCLIDLPERAPYLVPVILTNESEHDVTIPLNCVIGEVSAYQRVLSHEHSVRTPRSRTEQKSNVTFNFDSSPLSAEWKERITEKLSQMPEVFAQNDLDFGKTGQVKHTIRLSDETPFKHRARPIHPNDLEAVRKHLKELQEAGVIRESTSPFSSPIVVVRKKNGEVRLCIDYRKLNAQTIRDAYALPNLEETFSTLIGSQWFSVLDLKSGYYQIEMEELDKPKTAFVCPIGFWEFNRMPQGITNAPSTFQRLMEKCMGDMNLREVIVFLDDIIVFSKTLEEHEARLMKVLDRLKEYGLKLSPEKCKFFQTSVRYLGHIVSSKGVETDPEKVEALSTWPVPRDLKQLRSFLGFSGYYRRFIKNYSSIIKPLTDLTSGYPPLRKSTKPKAKSVKYHDPKTPFGERWTPSCDLAFKTIIEKLSTAPVLGFADPKLPYTLHTDASTTGLGAALYQEQNGQTRVIAYASRGLSRSESRYPAHKLEFLALKWAVTEKFADYLYGNQFTVMTDSNPLTYILTTAKMDAMSYRWLAALSTFSFKLQYRAGKLNSDADGLSRRPHGELLNDAVSQKEFDRIQQFTQTHLSLPDSSLSPEVVSAICEKHLVCSSQNDTIPLVHSLAISAAAIPGDFVNENDCGGLPVIPHMSPEQITKEQRTDPCLREVIAQIETGEKVPPTVRAELPDINLLLRELNRLAMHNNILYRTRQDGGDVTYQLVLPEQLRDSVFQSLHCDMGHLGTERTLDLARTRFYWPRMAAYIEHKIKTCNRCVRRKTPPEKAAPLVNIKSSRPLELVCMDFLSIEPDRSNVKDVLVLTDHFTKYSLAIPASNQKAQTVAKALWDNFIVHYGIPERLHSDQGPDFESHLIQELCKIMGIRKIRTTPYHPRGNPVERFNRTLLGMLGTLEEKDKTQWHNYVKPLVHAYNCTKNDTTGFAPYELMFGRQPRLPVDLAFGLPFNNKSFKSHSQYITKLKATLQETYKLATDHANKIAERNKTRFDMRVKPSKLEPGDRVLVRAVRLRGKHKLADKWETDIHIVVNQAGDLPVYSIKPLTKEGPVRTVHRDLLLPCGFLAPVEEKPVQPTHVRKPKTRQSPKQHEECDHSELEDEDVCWFREEPIQEPIKVTRVYEIPQPKTHPNDHNIADTHLPGGDNLHEHDNLPGRDNLYEHDNLPGGDNLTGCDNLPESGNPLGCGSLEESETMVEHSNTDNESESDSNLPDGPTCDGPVEDNSSDNQANSSQSNTESEAAAAVRRSERTRTQPERLQYSQLGNPLVSIAQSLFQGLSLAFTNALTEQDSVVIPINAGSPVITV encoded by the coding sequence ATGGAGGCTGATGCTTTGTTAACCCGTCCCACCCAGGTTAAACAAAAAGCTTCACCTAAAAAGCGTGCCAGCCTAAAGTCACACACAAGAACAGATTCCTTTGACCTTCCTAAAGGTCTAATTGGTACAAAGAGTACTGCACAAGTGAAAGTTAATGGTCACACAGTGAGTTGTTTGCTAGATACTGGTTCCCAGGTGACTACAGTCCCCGAGTCCTACTATCGTCAGCATTTGTCCTCTCATGAGATTAAGCCATTGTTTGAACTTTTAGAAGTTGAGGGTGCCAACGGTCAGTCTGTGCCTTACTTAGGCTACATTGAACTGCATGTCACTTTCCCAAAAGAATTCCTTGGCATTGAAGCTGAAGTGCCGACACTTGCCTTAGTTGTCCCCGATGTGCGCACAGCTTCTCAGTCCTTAGTGCTAATTGGGACAAACACATTAGATGTACTTTATGAGCTGTACTCTGATGCATGCCATGAACTGCAGCTGAACCTGCCATATGGCTATAGGGCAGTTCTAAAAGTTCTTGAGTCACGTCACAAACAGTCCAAAGACAGTAGTCTTGGTTTAGTGACGATGCACAACAAACAGCCACAGTTGATTCCAGCAGGCCAAACTGTTGTTCTAGATGGTGCTGTAGCTGTGTCAGCCGGTAACGGTGAAAAGTCAGTCTTGTTAGAGTATCCACGAATGTCAGCCTTACCTGGTGACATTCTTGTGAAACCTTGTCTCATAGACCTACCTGAACGAGCACCTTACCTTGTTCCAGTTATACTTACCAATGAATCCGAACATGATGTGACAATCCCTCTAAATTGTGTCATCGGAGAAGTTAGTGCATATCAAAGAGTTCTATCTCACGAACACTCAGTGAGAACTCCAAGATCCCGAACTGAGCAGAAGTCAAATGTAACCTTTAACTTTGACTCTTCCCCTCTTAGCGCTGAATGGAAGGAGCGCATAACCGAAAAGCTAAGCCAAATGCCCGAAGTGTTCGCACAAAATGATCTCGACTTTGGAAAGACAGGTCAAGTGAAACACACAATCAGATTGTCAGATGAAACACCGTTCAAGCACAGAGCGCGTCCCATCCATCCGAACGACCTGGAAGCAGTCCGTAAGCACCTCAAAGAACTGCAAGAAGCTGGTGTGATCAGGGAATCTACCTCCCCTTTCTCTTCACCCATTGTAGTCGTGCGGAAGAAAAATGGTGAAGTCCGCCTCTGTATCGACTACAGAAAGCTTAACGCGCAGACTATAAGAGATGCTTACGCTCTCCCCAATTTGGAGGAAACGTTTTCCACCTTGATCGGGTCACAATGGTTCTCTGTCCTGGATTTAAAATCGGGGTACTACCAAATTGAGATGGAGGAGCTGGACAAACCCAAGACGGCGTTCGTATGTCCCATCGGCTTTTGGGAATTTAATAGAATGCCCCAAGGCATTACAAACGCCCCCAGCACGTTCCAGCGACTCATGGAAAAATGTATGGGCGACATGAACCTGCGTGAAGTGATCGTGTTTCTTGATGACATCATTGTATTTTCCAAGACGCTCGAAGAACATGAGGCTCGCTTAATGAAAGTTCTTGATCGCCTGAAAGAATATGGGCTCAAACTCTCACCCGAGAAATGCAAGTTTTTCCAAACTTCTGTCAGATATCTTGGGCACATTGTGTCCAGCAAGGGAGTGGAGACTGACCCTGAAAAGGTGGAAGCCTTAAGTACCTGGCCTGTGCCTCGTGATCTTAAACAGCTTCGCTCATTCTTAGGTTTTTCAGGGTACTACAGGCGGTTCATTAAGAACTATTCGAGTATCATTAAGCCCCTCACTGACTTAACATCAGGCTACCCTCCTTTGCGCAAAAGCACAAAGCCTAAGGCTAAGTCTGTAAAGTACCATGACCCCAAGACACCTTTCGGCGAGCGATGGACTCCCTCTTGTGATCTTGCTTTCAAAACCATCATTGAAAAGCTCAGTACTGCACCTGTATTGGGTTTTGCTGACCCTAAACTGCCATATACGCTCCATACCGACGCCAGCACTACAGGGCTTGGCGCCGCGCTCTATCAAGAGCAGAATGGCCAGACCAGGGTGATAGCTTATGCAAGCCGTGGGTTGTCCAGGAGTGAATCTCGTTATCCCGCCCATAAGCTAGAGTTCTTAGCCTTGAAGTGGGCAGTGACGGAAAAGTTTGCAGATTACTTATATGGAAATCAGTTTACTGTCATGACAGACAGTAATCCTCTGACATACATATTAACTACTGCAAAGATGGATGCCATGAGTTACAGATGGCTAGCTGCCCTGTCAACGTTTAGCTTTAAGCTCCAGTACAGAGCAGGCAAGCTTAACTCAGATGCAGATGGCCTTTCTAGACGGCCACATGGCGAGTTGCTTAACGATGCAGTGTCCCAAAAAGAGTTCGACCGCATACAGCAGTTCACACAGACTCACCTGTCCCTACCTGACAGCAGTTTGAGTCCTGAAGTAGTGTCTGCTATTTGTGAGAAACACCTTGTATGCAGCTCTCAAAATGACACCATCCCTTTGGTTCACTCGCTAGCCATTTCTGCAGCTGCCATTCCAGGTGACTTTGTCAATGAAAATGACTGTGGTGGTCTTCCTGTTATACCCCATATGTCCCCTGAACAGATCACAAAAGAACAAAGAACAGACCCTTGTCTGAGGGAAGTCATTGCACAAATTGAAACTGGAGAGAAAGTCCCACCAACTGTGCGAGCCGAACTTCCTGACATCAACCTTCTACTCCGAGAGCTCAATCGATTGGCGATGCACAATAACATCCTGTACCGAACTCGCCAAGATGGAGGAGATGTTACTTACCAGCTTGTCTTACCTGAACAGCTCCGTGACTCAGTCTTCCAAAGCCTCCACTGTGACATGGGCCATTTAGGCACTGAGCGTACCTTAGATCTTGCCCGAACAAGGTTCTATTGGCCTCGCATGGCAGCATATATAGAACACAAGATCAAAACATGCAACCGCTGTGTAAGACGCAAAACTCCTCCAGAAAAAGCAGCTCCACTTGTGAATATCAAATCCAGCAGACCCCTCGAATTAGTCTGCATGGACTTCCTGTCCATTGAGCCTGATCGAAGTAATGTAAAGGATGTGCTTGTATTAACTGATCATTTCACGAAATATTCATTAGCCATCCCTGCCAGCAATCAGAAAGCTCAGACCGTTGCAAAAGCCCTTTGGGACAACTTCATAGTCCACTACGGGATACCCGAACGATTGCATAGCGATCAAGGTCCCGACTTCGAGTCCCACCTTATCCAAGAGCTTTGCAAGATCATGGGCATTCGCAAAATTCGGACAACACCCTATCACCCCAGAGGGAACCCGGTAGAACGTTTCAATAGAACGTTACTAGGTATGCTAGGTACTCTTGAGGAAAAGGACAAAACTCAGTGGCACAACTATGTCAAACCACTTGTTCATGCGTACAATTGTACGAAAAATGATACAACTGGTTTTGCCCCATATGAGTTGATGTTTGGCCGTCAGCCAAGATTGCCAGTCGATCTAGCATTTGGGCTGCcctttaacaacaaaagtttcAAGTCGCATTCTCAGTACATAACAAAACTAAAGGCAACTCTACAAGAGACCTACAAACTAGCAACAGACCATGCTaacaaaatagcagaaagaaacaaaacaaggtTTGATATGCGAGTGAAACCCTCAAAACTAGAGCCAGGTGACAGAGTTTTGGTGCGTGCAGTCCGTCTCAGAGGCAAGCACAAGCTAGCCGACAAGTGGGAGACTGATATTCACATTGTGGTGAACCAAGCAGGTGACTTGCCCGTCTACAGTATAAAACCCCTAACGAAAGAGGGCCCAGTCCGCACAGTCCACCGCGATCTCTTGCTCCCTTGTGGTTTTCTTGCCCCTGTTGAGGAGAAACCTGTCCAACCAACTCATGTACGCAAACCAAAAACAAGGCAATCACCTAAACAACATGAAGAATGTGATCATTCGGAACTGGAGGATGAGGATGTCTGTTGGTTCAGAGAGGAACCTATTCAAGAGCCCATAAAGGTCACTCGAGTCTATGAGATTCCCCAGCCAAAGACACACCCTAATGATCACAATATTGCTGACACTCACTTGCCCGGAGGAGACAACTTACATGAACATGACAACTTGCCTGGACGTGACAACTTATATGAACATGACAACTTGCCTGGAGGAGACAATTTAACCGGATGTGACAACTTACCTGAAAGTGGAAATCCACTTGGATGTGGAAGCCTAGAGGAGAGTGAAACCATGGTGGAACACTCAAACACCGACAATGAAAGCGAGAGTGACTCTAACTTACCCGATGGACCTACCTGTGATGGGCCAGTGGAAGACAACTCAAGTGATAATCAAGCCAACTCAAGTCAGTCAAATACTGAGAGTGAAGCCGCAGCGGCTGTAAGGCGCTCAGAGAGAACAAGAACCCAACCAGAACGACTACAATATAGTCAGTTGGGAAATCCCCTCGTTTCCATTGCTCAGTCCCTGTTTCAAGGTCTAAGCCTGGCTTTTACCAATGCCTTGACAGAACAAGATTCTGTGGTCATCCCCATTAATGCGGGTTCCCCTGTCATTACCGTTTAG